A part of Anaerotignum faecicola genomic DNA contains:
- a CDS encoding MFS transporter — MQEEKLFRKDFVFIIIINFLVFLNHLAILATFPFYIEALGGSEAVAGMAVALFCVVSVVCRPFIGWMLDNGKRKMILAVGLLGMLLMPLGYLFLHTLVLAFVCRMVHGAALAFSNTSTATIATDSVPRSRFAEGMGIFGLATALATAVAPAIGLALMEKCGFSVLFLFGSLSIALALVLFFLLKAPNIAVEKKPLSLKGLFDKNAVPASLTAVVFMFTYGALENFAAKFAAEKGLPSGGLFFVIMAVTVLIMRMTAGKVTDRHGEGIFAYSCNIAMFAAFLLLGLFPNTVTYLLAAVLSGFGFGGLEPALQSMAVAIAPPEKRGSANSTFLCAYDIGIGIGGAIAGGLISSFGYETMFTGMSVFNLLSIVIYVLIGRNHPSSFSYRKRMAR; from the coding sequence TTGCAGGAGGAAAAGCTTTTTCGGAAGGATTTTGTATTTATTATTATCATCAATTTTCTGGTATTTCTGAACCATCTGGCGATACTGGCGACGTTTCCGTTTTATATTGAGGCACTTGGCGGCTCGGAGGCGGTGGCAGGGATGGCGGTTGCGCTGTTCTGCGTGGTTTCGGTGGTTTGCCGTCCGTTTATTGGGTGGATGCTAGATAACGGGAAGCGGAAAATGATTCTGGCGGTGGGACTTTTGGGGATGCTTCTGATGCCGCTGGGGTATCTGTTTCTGCATACACTGGTGCTGGCATTTGTGTGCCGTATGGTGCATGGGGCGGCGTTGGCGTTTTCCAATACCTCGACCGCGACCATTGCGACAGACAGCGTGCCGCGCTCCCGTTTTGCGGAGGGCATGGGGATTTTCGGCTTGGCAACGGCATTGGCAACGGCGGTTGCGCCTGCGATTGGCTTGGCATTGATGGAAAAATGCGGATTTTCCGTGCTGTTTCTGTTCGGGAGCCTTTCGATTGCGCTTGCACTGGTGCTGTTTTTCCTGCTGAAAGCGCCGAATATTGCGGTGGAGAAAAAGCCGCTGTCCTTAAAGGGGTTGTTTGATAAAAATGCGGTTCCTGCTTCGCTGACAGCGGTGGTTTTCATGTTTACCTATGGCGCACTGGAAAATTTTGCGGCAAAATTTGCGGCGGAAAAGGGCTTGCCGAGCGGCGGCTTATTCTTTGTGATTATGGCAGTGACGGTGCTGATTATGCGTATGACGGCAGGGAAGGTGACAGACCGCCATGGCGAGGGGATTTTTGCCTATAGCTGTAATATTGCGATGTTTGCGGCGTTTTTGCTTTTGGGGCTGTTTCCGAATACGGTGACCTATCTGTTGGCGGCAGTGCTTTCCGGCTTTGGCTTCGGCGGACTGGAGCCTGCATTGCAGTCCATGGCGGTGGCGATTGCACCACCCGAAAAGCGCGGCAGTGCAAACTCCACCTTCCTCTGCGCGTATGATATCGGCATCGGCATTGGCGGCGCGATTGCAGGGGGACTGATTTCCTCGTTTGGGTATGAGACGATGTTTACGGGGATGTCTGTGTTTAATCTGCTGTCGATTGTGATTTATGTGCTGATTGGGCGGAATCACCCGTCCTCTTTCTCTTACCGAAAGAGAATGGCAAGATAA
- a CDS encoding helix-turn-helix domain-containing protein → MELDYKAIGKRIKIARIQAELSQEALAEKADLSPTHMSNIENANTKLSLPMLISIANALSVSADTLLCDSVIHSKEIFAQEIQSAVADCDEYEIRILTEILKASKRALRQNKKLNQH, encoded by the coding sequence ATGGAGCTTGATTACAAAGCAATCGGAAAAAGAATCAAAATCGCACGCATCCAAGCCGAGCTTTCTCAGGAAGCATTAGCCGAAAAGGCAGACCTTTCCCCTACTCACATGAGCAATATCGAAAATGCCAATACAAAGCTAAGCCTGCCGATGCTGATTTCCATTGCAAATGCGCTTTCCGTATCTGCGGATACTCTGCTTTGCGATTCTGTTATCCATTCCAAGGAAATTTTCGCACAGGAAATCCAAAGCGCCGTAGCGGACTGCGATGAATATGAAATTCGCATCCTAACGGAAATTCTGAAAGCATCCAAGCGCGCACTGCGGCAGAATAAAAAATTGAATCAGCACTAA
- a CDS encoding DUF1273 domain-containing protein — MIRCTFAGHRDVCGVQAEDITEVLEEIIQYTESPIECFVGGMGKFDNLCAAAVRLLKRQYREKEISLILVLPYLQKRINVNSAYYESMFDLVLIPSILEGVHYKHAIVLRNRWMVEQADYVIAMVERKEGGAYATLQYAKKKKKKIINLAERKK; from the coding sequence ATGATTCGATGTACATTCGCAGGACATAGAGATGTTTGTGGGGTGCAGGCGGAGGATATTACAGAGGTATTGGAAGAAATCATACAATATACGGAATCGCCGATAGAATGTTTTGTAGGCGGAATGGGGAAATTTGACAATTTGTGCGCGGCGGCAGTGCGATTGCTGAAAAGACAATACAGGGAAAAGGAAATATCTTTGATTCTTGTATTGCCGTATCTGCAAAAAAGAATCAATGTGAATTCGGCGTATTATGAAAGCATGTTTGATTTGGTGCTGATACCATCCATATTAGAGGGAGTGCATTATAAGCATGCGATTGTACTGCGAAATCGTTGGATGGTAGAGCAGGCGGATTATGTGATTGCGATGGTAGAGCGGAAGGAAGGCGGAGCTTACGCAACATTGCAGTATGCCAAAAAGAAAAAGAAGAAGATTATCAATTTAGCGGAACGCAAAAAATAA